The following proteins are encoded in a genomic region of Chloroflexota bacterium:
- the cas2 gene encoding CRISPR-associated endonuclease Cas2 — MISLVIYDIPDDKLRAKVADICLDYGLDRIQYSAFLGEMNHNRREELLQKIRRQIGKKEANVQLFPICDKDVRLRKEISVKGEGDREQNRGSRE, encoded by the coding sequence GTGATCTCTCTGGTTATCTACGACATTCCGGATGACAAGCTGCGGGCCAAGGTGGCGGACATCTGCCTGGACTACGGCCTGGACCGCATCCAGTACAGCGCCTTCCTGGGAGAGATGAACCACAACCGCCGCGAAGAGCTACTGCAAAAGATCAGGCGTCAGATCGGCAAAAAGGAGGCCAACGTTCAGCTCTTCCCCATCTGCGATAAAGATGTCCGCCTCAGAAAAGAGATTAGCGTAAAGGGTGAAGGGGATCGAGAGCAGAATAGAGGGAGTAGGGAGTAG
- a CDS encoding type II toxin-antitoxin system VapC family toxin gives MARQTLVLDASVGVKWFSAKGEAALQPALAIRDAHVARQTQIVVPDLFYYEVANAIVHKKFIPTEAVQSAVANMFALGLSAVSIDSELLAASVELSRQFDITVYDACYAALAQKYDCPLVTANPRHQGQDLGCQVIPIEEWPQEL, from the coding sequence ATGGCGCGACAGACATTAGTCCTCGATGCCTCGGTAGGAGTCAAGTGGTTTTCCGCCAAGGGTGAAGCTGCGCTCCAGCCAGCCCTGGCTATAAGAGATGCCCACGTAGCTCGACAGACACAGATCGTGGTGCCTGACCTCTTCTATTATGAGGTCGCTAATGCCATCGTCCACAAGAAGTTCATCCCGACCGAAGCCGTTCAGTCGGCAGTAGCCAACATGTTTGCTCTCGGCCTGAGTGCCGTCTCCATAGATTCTGAACTACTGGCAGCTTCGGTGGAGCTATCGCGGCAATTCGACATCACAGTGTACGATGCCTGCTATGCCGCCCTCGCTCAGAAATACGACTGCCCTCTGGTCACCGCCAACCCCCGACACCAGGGACAAGACCTGGGCTGCCAGGTGATTCCTATTGAAGAATGGCCACAGGAGCTATAG
- a CDS encoding ribbon-helix-helix protein, CopG family, whose product MVSKINVSIPEDVLRELDQAAREAGSSRSAFLTQAVKHYLQEKEEEKLLQQRRRAAEAIDRLREEFGPWDGTAEILKWRDRH is encoded by the coding sequence ATGGTAAGTAAAATAAATGTCTCCATCCCTGAAGACGTGCTTCGAGAGCTGGACCAGGCAGCCCGCGAGGCAGGCTCCAGCCGCAGCGCCTTCCTCACCCAGGCGGTGAAACACTACCTGCAAGAAAAGGAGGAGGAGAAATTGCTACAGCAACGCCGCCGGGCGGCTGAAGCCATCGACCGCCTACGGGAAGAGTTCGGTCCCTGGGACGGTACCGCTGAGATACTGAAATGGCGCGACAGACATTAG